The DNA region GAAATTTTTCGCTAGCGTATTAAAATTAAGATAGAGCCAATCCTCGCCCGAGAAAGATAAAGAGGTATCTCAAAAATTGGCCGGACGGGGAGGGTCTTTCAGAACACAGTCAAATATTAAGTGCTTTTGGGAGGGAGTCAAGCGATTTCTCACTTTTTGGGTGATGACAATCTCTGTGGGTAGTGAGAAATTGCTCAAATCATCCTTTGCCCATCGCCCAACGGGCGAGATAAAGGAAGGGGAAGTCAATGCCACCAATTACTCCCTTGGTGATTATCTGGCCGATGATTAAGGGGATGACCGGCTGGCGACCGTAAAAGGCTAAGGTGATGAAGAGGAGGCTATCCAGAGTTAAACTTAATATATCACTGACAACATTTCTCAGCCACAGCATCTTCTCTTTGGTTAAGCGGCGGAGGAGGTCATAAATGAAGGCGTCAAAGTTTTGGCTCAAAAGGAAGGCGATCCAACTGGCAATGGTGATGCGGGGAATGAGGGTGAAGATTTGGCGCCAGGCTTCATTCCCCGACCAGAAAGGAGCGGGAGGGAGACTGAGCCCGATCATTAAGAATAGATTCATAAAGATTTGGCTAAGGAAGGCGAGGAGAATCATCCTCCGCACCGCGATTTTACCGAATGCTTCATTGACGATATCAATTATCTGAAAGGTGAAAGGAAAGATGAAGACCGCAGCCGGAGCGGAGATGGAGAAGGAGCGGAAGTGGAAGGTAGTGATCTTGGTCGCTAAAATTTGTGCCATTGCCAAGTAGATGATGTAAAAGACCAGTGGTAAATCGGAACGGCCGTAAACTTTAATGTACCAACCGGAAGCATAACTGACAACGGCGAGGGTGAGAAGCCAGAGGAGGATTGCCAAAAGCATCTAATTCTTAGAAGACCTTACCCACTTGGAAATGGATCTCCCATTTTCTCGGTCGGGCATCAATACCGTAGCCGAAATCAACACCGACTAAGCCGACCATTGGGATCTCCAATCGGATCCCCGGTCCCAATCCCCTTTTCAGATGGGCGGGGTTAATTTGGGAGAAGGAATGGTAGGAGTTGCCCGCATCAAAGAAGAGGATGAAGGAGAGATAAGGTGCCAATTTTAATTTGTATTCCAGATTGAAGAGGAGGAGTGCCTTCCCCCCAATTGGATAACCGTCACTGCTCGGTCCTAAGTAACGGTCGGGATAGCCCCTTACTCCATCATCACCAATCCCACCGGGATAGAATTTCTCATAAAGAGGGATGGTATCGTTTTTCTTAACTTCGCCTATTAAGCCGAAGCGCGTGCGGAACATAAAGGAGAATTTCCAAAAGAGGGGGAAGTGAATCCTCTCTTCCCAAACCGAACGGAAGAAACGAATTCGGCCAAAGGAGAAGGTTTGGGAGAAACGGTAATAGGAACCGGCACTCGGATTATAGATATAATCTCGTGAGTCGCGAATTAAGGAAAAACCGGGTTGGATAAAGCCCTTTTTTATCGTATCGGAATAGATGGTATAAGGACCGGTTGGTTGATAACGGGAGGAGATGGAGCGGGGAGGAATTAGGGTTTGGCCAAATCTTAAATTGAGATAGCCGCGCAGGTAATCAAGAGGTAGGGGATAGGAGAGATCTAAATCTAAACTTTTGTCCTGTTTATCGTAATACTCATAAGGTTGGGTAAGGAGACTTAATCCAATCCCCGAAGAGATCGGCCGGTCAAAGAGGTAAGGTTCGGAGAAGCCGAAATTGAGATTGGTCTTTCTCCCTCCTTTCTCCAATTTGAGGGCGACCCTTTCCCCTCTGCCTAAGAAGTTGGGTTGGGTAATCTCAATATAACCGGTAAGCCCATCCTGTTTGGAGTAGGAAACACCACCACCTAAGGTACCGAAAGCCTGTTTTTCCTTTACCTGGTAGATTAAATCCACCTCTCCGGTCTCTTCGGAGACCTTCCGGTAATCAAGTTGCACATCTTCAAAGAAACCGAGATTGAAGATATTCCTCTGGCTGCGCAGTACCTCACTCCTCTTGAAGATTGTCCCGGGTAGGGTGGCGATCTCTCGCCGGATCACCTTCTCTTCGGTTCGCTTATTGCCCATTATTTTTACCAGACGAATCCGAGCGGGGAGGCATTCTTCAATCATCAGAAGTAAATTGACCGTATCTTCCTTGATCTCTTCTAAGGGGGTGATTAAACAATAGATGTAACCTTCTTCCGTATATTGGGCATACAATTCCTGAATTCCCTTATTCACCTTCTGGTAATTATAAACCTCTCCTTTCTTGAGACGTAGTTTCTTTTTTAGGAATTCTTCATTAAAGAGGCTCTCTCCTTCCAATTTAATCTCGCCCAGATAAAATTTCTTCCCTTCTTCTATCTCAATGGTTAAACTGACAAATTCTTTCTCTTCGCTGAGGTGGTAATCAACCACCTTTGCCTCTAAGAATCCCTTCTCCTTGTAGAGATTGGTAAGCCTTACTATGTCTTCCTTCAATTCTTCTTCCCGAAACCAACCCTTTCGGTACCATCTCTTCTCTTTATTCTTCATCACCTTCTTCAAGGCTTTTTCGGAAAGGTTTCTATTACCCAAAAACCTTATCTCTTTGAGGCGCATCTTTTTCCCTTCATCAATCTGGAAGTAGAGGGTGATCCGGTTGAGGGAATCCCTTTCCGACTTTAAGGTCTTCACCTTGGTTAAGAGGAAGCCCTTCTCTTTATAAAGGGAGAGGATATTCTGCTCCATAGTGAAGATTTTGTTCGGGGAGAGGATCTCCCCTGGTTTAGCAGTAATCTTCTCTTTCAGTTCCTTGGTTTTAATTTTCCGATTACCGGAAAATTCAAAACTTTTTAAGCAGGGGTTATCCTTCGTTTGAAAATGGACAATGATGCCTTCCTTCGTCTGGGTTGTTTCCACTGTGATCTCCGCGAAGCGACCCGATTTGTAAATGCGTTTTACCGCCTCGCTGATCGCTTCTGGTCGGTAAGGGGTGCCCGGTTCTAAACCGGAGAGTTCTTTTACTAAGAGGGGGTCAACAAATTCCGTTGTGGCGGTGATTTTGATGACGGTGGTGGGAAGGGGTTGGGAGAAGAGGGATACCAGAGGAAAAAAAAGAAAGACCATCCGACGAAGGGGATGGGAGAAAGACATTCTTTAACTGATTGGTAGTTCTTCGGGGGTTAATTCCCGAAAACGGAGGATATTCTCTTCCCGCTCAATGAGAATGGTGGCACCTTCCTTAAACTTCCCTTTTAGAATCTCTTCGGCTAAGGGATCCTCTACCAATCGGCGGATGGTTCTTTTCAGGGGTCGGGCTCCGTATTCCGGGTCAAAGCCTTCTTCCACCAGTAACTCTCGGGCGGCTTCGCTCAAAACGATATTCAACTTCTTCTCCGCCAACCTTTCTTGGATATCCCGCAGTTGAACATCAACAATCTTTTTCATCTCTTCTTTACCCAGTTGCCGGAAGACGATGATCTCATCAACGCGGTTCAAGAATTCCGGGCGGAAGACCCGCTTCACCTCCGTGAGGAGTTTCTCTCGCATCTTTTCGTAGGAGATCTCTTCGCTTTCCGGATGGAAACCCATCATCTGGGCACGCTTGATCTCGGCGGTGGCGATATTGGAGGTCATAATGATCACTGTATTTTTGAAATTGACCCTCCGGCCTAAGGAATCGGTCAATTGGCCATCCTCTAAGATTTGGAGGAGGATATTGAAGACATCAGGATGAGCCTTCTCAATCTCGTCAAAGAGGACGCAGGAGTAAGGTTTTCTCCGTACCCTCTCCGTCAATTGCCCCCCTTCTTCATAGCCGACATAACCCGGGGGAGCACCAACCAACCGGGAGACATTAAACTTCTCCATATACTCCGACATATCAAGTCTGATTAAGGCATTTTCGTGACCGAAGAGGAAGCGTGCCAAAACCCTTGCCAGTTCGGTCTTACCGACACCGGTTGGTCCTAAGAAGATAAAGGAGCCGATTGGTCTTCTTGGATCTTTGACGCCGGCTCGGGAACGGCGGATCGCCCGGGCGACCGCGCTGATCGCCTCATCCTGACCAACGATCCATTTCTTTAACTCCTCTTCCATCTTTAATAACCTTTGCGATTCGGATTCTTCAATCCGGGAGAGCGGGATACCGGTCCACATTGAGGTCACCTGGGCGATATCCTCAGGGGTGACCACTGGGAAATTTCCCGCCTTCTCCCATTCCTTACGTTTCTTCTTTAAGAGGTCGGTTAAACGCTTTTGCTCATCCCTTAACTCCGCGGCTTTTTCAAACTCCTGCGCCCTTACCGCTTCCTCCTTCATCTTCTTTACCCTTTCAATCTTCTTCTCGATCTCCTCCCATTCTTTATTCACCACCGGCCGCAAAAGTTTTACCCGAGCGCCCGCTTCGTCTAAAACATCAATCGCCTTATCCGGCAGGAAGCGGTCAGTGATGTAGCGGTCGGAGAGATAAGCAGCCGCTTCGATTGCCGCTTGGGTATAGATGACATTATGATGGAGTTCGTATTTCTCCTTTAAGCCTTCCAGAATTTTAACCGTTTCCGCCGCGGTTGGTGGTTCCACAATAATCGGTTGGAATCTCCTTTCTAAGGCGGAATGCTTTTCAATATATCTCCGATATTCCTCAAAGGTAGTGGCGCCGATGCATTGGATCTCACCCCGGGCTAAAGCCGGTTTTAACATATTGGAGGCGTCAATCGCCCCTTCTGCTGCCCCGGCGCCAACAATCGTATGTAATTCGTCAATAAAAATGATACAATCACCAGACTTAATGATCTCATTGAGGACCGTCTTCAATCTTTCTTCAAACTGCCCCCGATATTTTGTTCCGGCAACGAGTGCCGCTAAATCCAAGGCTAAAACCCTCTTATTTCTCAAAATTGGGGGTACCCGATTTTCCACAATCCTTTGGGCTAAACCTTCCACGATGGCGGTCTTTCCCACGCCGGCCTCACCGATTAAGACCGGATTATTCTTCTTCCGCCGAACCAAAATCTGGATTACCCTTTCAATCTCTTTCTCCCGACCGATGATTGGGTCTAATTTATCTTCCCGCGCCAGTTGGGTCAAATCCCGGGAGAAGTAATCAAGGGCGGAGGT from candidate division WOR-3 bacterium includes:
- a CDS encoding queuosine precursor transporter → MLLAILLWLLTLAVVSYASGWYIKVYGRSDLPLVFYIIYLAMAQILATKITTFHFRSFSISAPAAVFIFPFTFQIIDIVNEAFGKIAVRRMILLAFLSQIFMNLFLMIGLSLPPAPFWSGNEAWRQIFTLIPRITIASWIAFLLSQNFDAFIYDLLRRLTKEKMLWLRNVVSDILSLTLDSLLFITLAFYGRQPVIPLIIGQIITKGVIGGIDFPFLYLARWAMGKG
- the bamA gene encoding outer membrane protein assembly factor BamA, with amino-acid sequence MVFLFFPLVSLFSQPLPTTVIKITATTEFVDPLLVKELSGLEPGTPYRPEAISEAVKRIYKSGRFAEITVETTQTKEGIIVHFQTKDNPCLKSFEFSGNRKIKTKELKEKITAKPGEILSPNKIFTMEQNILSLYKEKGFLLTKVKTLKSERDSLNRITLYFQIDEGKKMRLKEIRFLGNRNLSEKALKKVMKNKEKRWYRKGWFREEELKEDIVRLTNLYKEKGFLEAKVVDYHLSEEKEFVSLTIEIEEGKKFYLGEIKLEGESLFNEEFLKKKLRLKKGEVYNYQKVNKGIQELYAQYTEEGYIYCLITPLEEIKEDTVNLLLMIEECLPARIRLVKIMGNKRTEEKVIRREIATLPGTIFKRSEVLRSQRNIFNLGFFEDVQLDYRKVSEETGEVDLIYQVKEKQAFGTLGGGVSYSKQDGLTGYIEITQPNFLGRGERVALKLEKGGRKTNLNFGFSEPYLFDRPISSGIGLSLLTQPYEYYDKQDKSLDLDLSYPLPLDYLRGYLNLRFGQTLIPPRSISSRYQPTGPYTIYSDTIKKGFIQPGFSLIRDSRDYIYNPSAGSYYRFSQTFSFGRIRFFRSVWEERIHFPLFWKFSFMFRTRFGLIGEVKKNDTIPLYEKFYPGGIGDDGVRGYPDRYLGPSSDGYPIGGKALLLFNLEYKLKLAPYLSFILFFDAGNSYHSFSQINPAHLKRGLGPGIRLEIPMVGLVGVDFGYGIDARPRKWEIHFQVGKVF
- a CDS encoding ATP-dependent Clp protease ATP-binding subunit, whose protein sequence is MQERFTERVKRVIQLARQEARRMHHDYIGTEHLLLGIIREGGGVAALVLTNLGIDLEDLRRAVENAVSYGQEALVVGEIPLNQEARAALNYAIEEAKSMNHSYIGTEHLLLGLLREERGIASQVLTSLGAEIEMVRNEILRVLGGEGIISTPKHKTKTSALDYFSRDLTQLAREDKLDPIIGREKEIERVIQILVRRKKNNPVLIGEAGVGKTAIVEGLAQRIVENRVPPILRNKRVLALDLAALVAGTKYRGQFEERLKTVLNEIIKSGDCIIFIDELHTIVGAGAAEGAIDASNMLKPALARGEIQCIGATTFEEYRRYIEKHSALERRFQPIIVEPPTAAETVKILEGLKEKYELHHNVIYTQAAIEAAAYLSDRYITDRFLPDKAIDVLDEAGARVKLLRPVVNKEWEEIEKKIERVKKMKEEAVRAQEFEKAAELRDEQKRLTDLLKKKRKEWEKAGNFPVVTPEDIAQVTSMWTGIPLSRIEESESQRLLKMEEELKKWIVGQDEAISAVARAIRRSRAGVKDPRRPIGSFIFLGPTGVGKTELARVLARFLFGHENALIRLDMSEYMEKFNVSRLVGAPPGYVGYEEGGQLTERVRRKPYSCVLFDEIEKAHPDVFNILLQILEDGQLTDSLGRRVNFKNTVIIMTSNIATAEIKRAQMMGFHPESEEISYEKMREKLLTEVKRVFRPEFLNRVDEIIVFRQLGKEEMKKIVDVQLRDIQERLAEKKLNIVLSEAARELLVEEGFDPEYGARPLKRTIRRLVEDPLAEEILKGKFKEGATILIEREENILRFRELTPEELPIS